One Rattus norvegicus strain BN/NHsdMcwi chromosome 20, GRCr8, whole genome shotgun sequence DNA segment encodes these proteins:
- the Cd99 gene encoding CD99 antigen isoform X1, translating to MARAAGITAAITLALLGVLALGAGDGDFRLDDALEDTDKKPTPKPPTPKKPSSGDFDLEEALTGGADEDPRRPGSRPKPDPKPPGPPRDSGGISDRDLEDVAGHGGRGGGAGDRGTDGAESEGQPQGLIPGVVAAVLAALAGAVSSFVAYQKRRLCFREGGERGRRGWGRSCEVLAGGSRSWARSPGVRGEGGDQGHDPYWQWWKGRGFLFAQALPLTRSLPLAPTPQAPPPSRLTDLRPR from the exons ATGGCGCGCGCGGCGGGAATCACAGCGGCGATAACCTTGGCGCTACTCGGGGTCCTGGCGCTCGGCGCAG GTGATGGTGACTTCAGACTGGACGATGCCCTGGAGG ACACTGACAAGAAGCCAACGCCCAAGCCCCCGACACCCAAGAAGCCATCCTCAG GAGACTTTGACCTGGAGGAGGCACTGACTGGCG GTGCTGATGAGGATCCCCGGAGGCCAGGAAGCCGGCCCAAGCCTGATCCGAAGCCACCTGGGCCACCCAGAGACTCAG GAGGAATCTCTGACCGAGACCTGGAGGATGTGGCTGGACATGGGGGACGAG GAGGCGGAGCGGGGGACCGCGGTACTGATGGGGCGGAGTCGGAAG GCCAGCCCCAGGGCCTAATCCCAGGTGTGGTCGCTGCAGTCCTGGCGGCGCTCGCGGGGGCTGTGTCCAGCTTTGTAGCCTATCAGAAGCGGCGCCTGTGCTTTCGGGAAGGCGGTGAGAGGGGTCGTAGGGGTTGGGGGCGTTCGTGCGAGGTCCTGGCGGGTGGGTCACGGAGTTGGGCGAGGTCACCGGGAgtcaggggagagggaggggaccaGGGTCATGACCCCTACTGGCAGTGGTGGAAGGGGCGGGGATTCCTGTTCGCccaggccctgcccctcacccggAGTCTCCCACTGGCCCCCACCCCACAGGCTCCGCCCCCGTCTAGGCTGACTGACCTGCGACCCAGATGA
- the Cd99 gene encoding CD99 antigen isoform X2 → MARAAGITAAITLALLGVLALGAGDGDFRLDDALEDTDKKPTPKPPTPKKPSSGADEDPRRPGSRPKPDPKPPGPPRDSGGISDRDLEDVAGHGGRGGGAGDRGTDGAESEGQPQGLIPGVVAAVLAALAGAVSSFVAYQKRRLCFREGGSAPV, encoded by the exons ATGGCGCGCGCGGCGGGAATCACAGCGGCGATAACCTTGGCGCTACTCGGGGTCCTGGCGCTCGGCGCAG GTGATGGTGACTTCAGACTGGACGATGCCCTGGAGG ACACTGACAAGAAGCCAACGCCCAAGCCCCCGACACCCAAGAAGCCATCCTCAG GTGCTGATGAGGATCCCCGGAGGCCAGGAAGCCGGCCCAAGCCTGATCCGAAGCCACCTGGGCCACCCAGAGACTCAG GAGGAATCTCTGACCGAGACCTGGAGGATGTGGCTGGACATGGGGGACGAG GAGGCGGAGCGGGGGACCGCGGTACTGATGGGGCGGAGTCGGAAG GCCAGCCCCAGGGCCTAATCCCAGGTGTGGTCGCTGCAGTCCTGGCGGCGCTCGCGGGGGCTGTGTCCAGCTTTGTAGCCTATCAGAAGCGGCGCCTGTGCTTTCGGGAAGGCG GCTCCGCCCCCGTCTAG
- the Cd99 gene encoding CD99 antigen precursor, which translates to MARAAGITAAITLALLGVLALGAGDGDFRLDDALEDTDKKPTPKPPTPKKPSSGDFDLEEALTGGADEDPRRPGSRPKPDPKPPGPPRDSGGISDRDLEDVAGHGGRGGGAGDRGTDGAESEGQPQGLIPGVVAAVLAALAGAVSSFVAYQKRRLCFREGGSAPV; encoded by the exons ATGGCGCGCGCGGCGGGAATCACAGCGGCGATAACCTTGGCGCTACTCGGGGTCCTGGCGCTCGGCGCAG GTGATGGTGACTTCAGACTGGACGATGCCCTGGAGG ACACTGACAAGAAGCCAACGCCCAAGCCCCCGACACCCAAGAAGCCATCCTCAG GAGACTTTGACCTGGAGGAGGCACTGACTGGCG GTGCTGATGAGGATCCCCGGAGGCCAGGAAGCCGGCCCAAGCCTGATCCGAAGCCACCTGGGCCACCCAGAGACTCAG GAGGAATCTCTGACCGAGACCTGGAGGATGTGGCTGGACATGGGGGACGAG GAGGCGGAGCGGGGGACCGCGGTACTGATGGGGCGGAGTCGGAAG GCCAGCCCCAGGGCCTAATCCCAGGTGTGGTCGCTGCAGTCCTGGCGGCGCTCGCGGGGGCTGTGTCCAGCTTTGTAGCCTATCAGAAGCGGCGCCTGTGCTTTCGGGAAGGCG GCTCCGCCCCCGTCTAG
- the Cd99 gene encoding CD99 antigen isoform X3 — MARAAGITAAITLALLGVLALGAGDGDFRLDDALEGADEDPRRPGSRPKPDPKPPGPPRDSGGISDRDLEDVAGHGGRGGGAGDRGTDGAESEGQPQGLIPGVVAAVLAALAGAVSSFVAYQKRRLCFREGGSAPV, encoded by the exons ATGGCGCGCGCGGCGGGAATCACAGCGGCGATAACCTTGGCGCTACTCGGGGTCCTGGCGCTCGGCGCAG GTGATGGTGACTTCAGACTGGACGATGCCCTGGAGG GTGCTGATGAGGATCCCCGGAGGCCAGGAAGCCGGCCCAAGCCTGATCCGAAGCCACCTGGGCCACCCAGAGACTCAG GAGGAATCTCTGACCGAGACCTGGAGGATGTGGCTGGACATGGGGGACGAG GAGGCGGAGCGGGGGACCGCGGTACTGATGGGGCGGAGTCGGAAG GCCAGCCCCAGGGCCTAATCCCAGGTGTGGTCGCTGCAGTCCTGGCGGCGCTCGCGGGGGCTGTGTCCAGCTTTGTAGCCTATCAGAAGCGGCGCCTGTGCTTTCGGGAAGGCG GCTCCGCCCCCGTCTAG
- the Cd99 gene encoding CD99 antigen isoform X5, with product MARAAGITAAITLALLGVLALGAGDGDFRLDDALEDTDKKPTPKPPTPKKPSSGADEDPRRPGSRPKPDPKPPGPPRDSGLLVLMTHSLLT from the exons ATGGCGCGCGCGGCGGGAATCACAGCGGCGATAACCTTGGCGCTACTCGGGGTCCTGGCGCTCGGCGCAG GTGATGGTGACTTCAGACTGGACGATGCCCTGGAGG ACACTGACAAGAAGCCAACGCCCAAGCCCCCGACACCCAAGAAGCCATCCTCAG GTGCTGATGAGGATCCCCGGAGGCCAGGAAGCCGGCCCAAGCCTGATCCGAAGCCACCTGGGCCACCCAGAGACTCAG GCCTTCTCGTGCTAATGACCCACAGCTTGCTGACCTAA
- the Cd99 gene encoding CD99 antigen isoform X4 produces the protein MARAAGITAAITLALLGVLALGAGDGDFRLDDALEDTDKKPTPKPPTPKKPSSGDFDLEEALTGGADEDPRRPGSRPKPDPKPPGPPRDSGLLVLMTHSLLT, from the exons ATGGCGCGCGCGGCGGGAATCACAGCGGCGATAACCTTGGCGCTACTCGGGGTCCTGGCGCTCGGCGCAG GTGATGGTGACTTCAGACTGGACGATGCCCTGGAGG ACACTGACAAGAAGCCAACGCCCAAGCCCCCGACACCCAAGAAGCCATCCTCAG GAGACTTTGACCTGGAGGAGGCACTGACTGGCG GTGCTGATGAGGATCCCCGGAGGCCAGGAAGCCGGCCCAAGCCTGATCCGAAGCCACCTGGGCCACCCAGAGACTCAG GCCTTCTCGTGCTAATGACCCACAGCTTGCTGACCTAA
- the Dhrsxl1 gene encoding uncharacterized protein Dhrsxl1, whose amino-acid sequence MRVIVAGKEVCRGREVIASIWAESGPDSAHFLFLDLASLSSMCSYVKKGIQIDTEIFMEMLVLLDMQIRSLICTDHLTTFCAHLHMQIISRILGAYQRFLVMQIRTCKRVPGPHRTQRRHGSWKRLEVSTCGMRWRQKQSRDGGRGRGRGQGIKASSSSACLRSSCSSLGVIPLPHILLRFIPLPQTLPHRDPKREVGPGHHPK is encoded by the exons ATGCGGGTCATCGTGG CTGGGAAGGAAGTGTGCAGAGGCCGTGAAGTCATCGCCAGCATCTGGGCAGAGTCTGGGCCAGACAGTG CGCACTTCCTGTTCTTGGACCTGGCGTCTCTGTCCTCCATGTGCAGCTACGTCAAGAAAG GTATACAAATTGACACGGAAATATTCATGGAAATGTTGGTTTTATTGGATATGCAAATCAGGTCATTAATATGCACGGATCACCTCACCACGTTCTG CGCTCATTTACATATGCAAATCATCTCGAGGATTCTCGGTGCCTACCAGCGCTTCCTGGTTATGCAAATCAG AACCTGCAAGAGGGTGCCTGGGCCTCACCGTACCCAGCGGCGTCACGGGAGCTGGAAGAGGTTGGAGGTCTCCACCTGTGGAATgaggtggaggcagaaacagagccgggatggggggaggggcagggggcggGGCCAAGGAATAAAGGCTTCGTCATCATCTGCCTGCCTCAGATCCTCTTGTTCTTCACTCggggtcatccccctgcctcacatTTTACTACGgttcatccccctgcctcagaccCTCCCTCACCGTGACCCAAAGAGGGAGGTGGGGCCGGGACATCACCCCAAGTAG